The proteins below come from a single Prolixibacter sp. NT017 genomic window:
- the pfkA gene encoding 6-phosphofructokinase gives MKENVLNMPDPNVYSDCRIKKIAVLTSGGDAPGMNAAIRAVTRTAIYFGREVVGIYYGYKGMINKNFQTMKSGDVSNIIQSGGTILKSARSKEFMTKEGREKAYQNLKEENIDALVVIGGDGTFTGARIFAQEFNFPIVGVPGTIDNDLFGTDFTVGYDTALNTIVQAVDKIRDTATAHERLFFIEVMGRDAGFLALNGGIAAGSEAVLIPEFDTDIGTLETYIETGYRKNKKSSIVLVAEGDKAGGAFNIASKIEKEYPQYDVRVTVLGHVQRGGSPTASDRILAGRLGVAAVEALLDDQKSVMVGIEFDEIVHVPFNKAIKNEKAVNQHLLRVLRMLSI, from the coding sequence ATGAAGGAGAATGTTCTTAACATGCCTGATCCCAATGTGTACAGCGACTGTCGCATTAAAAAAATAGCCGTTTTAACATCGGGAGGTGATGCGCCCGGCATGAATGCAGCCATTCGGGCCGTTACCAGAACGGCTATTTACTTTGGCCGGGAAGTGGTCGGAATTTACTACGGCTACAAAGGAATGATCAACAAAAACTTCCAGACCATGAAATCCGGTGATGTCAGTAATATCATCCAGTCGGGCGGAACGATTTTAAAATCTGCCCGGAGCAAGGAGTTCATGACGAAAGAAGGCCGTGAGAAAGCATATCAAAACCTGAAGGAAGAAAACATTGATGCTTTGGTGGTCATTGGCGGTGACGGAACTTTTACCGGTGCACGTATTTTTGCCCAGGAATTTAATTTCCCCATCGTCGGTGTTCCGGGAACCATCGATAACGATTTGTTTGGAACCGACTTTACCGTTGGTTACGATACCGCTCTCAATACCATTGTCCAGGCTGTTGACAAGATTCGTGATACCGCAACGGCTCACGAGCGTCTGTTCTTCATCGAAGTAATGGGCCGCGATGCCGGTTTCCTGGCGTTGAACGGTGGAATTGCAGCCGGCTCCGAAGCGGTTCTGATTCCTGAGTTCGATACGGATATAGGAACACTCGAAACTTACATCGAAACGGGATACCGAAAAAATAAAAAGTCATCTATCGTTTTGGTGGCTGAAGGCGATAAAGCCGGCGGCGCTTTTAACATTGCTTCCAAAATTGAAAAAGAATACCCACAATACGACGTTCGGGTAACCGTATTGGGACACGTACAACGTGGTGGTTCGCCAACTGCATCCGACCGGATTTTGGCAGGTCGTTTAGGGGTTGCTGCGGTAGAGGCATTGCTGGATGACCAAAAGAGTGTGATGGTAGGAATCGAGTTCGATGAAATTGTGCACGTACCGTTCAACAAAGCCATCAAAAATGAGAAAGCGGTCAATCAACACTTGTTAAGAGTACTGCGCATGCTGTCAATATAA
- a CDS encoding type B 50S ribosomal protein L31, producing the protein MKKGIHPENYRMVVFKDMSNGHTFITKSAAPSRENIEVDGVEYPLIKLEISSTSHPFYTGKMKLVDTAGRVDKFMNRYQKHMDKRKK; encoded by the coding sequence ATGAAAAAGGGAATACATCCGGAAAATTATCGAATGGTGGTCTTCAAGGATATGTCTAACGGACATACATTCATCACCAAATCGGCTGCCCCTTCACGGGAAAATATTGAAGTTGACGGTGTAGAGTATCCATTGATCAAACTGGAAATCTCTAGTACCTCTCACCCTTTCTATACTGGTAAAATGAAATTGGTCGACACCGCTGGACGTGTTGATAAGTTCATGAACCGTTACCAGAAGCACATGGATAAGAGAAAAAAGTAA
- a CDS encoding T9SS type A sorting domain-containing protein: MKVKMFNIDGEVLFLKKISTRNLERRRSPEDNKMKNLKKGIYFLHYDFETSQFTKKVVIS; this comes from the coding sequence ATGAAAGTCAAAATGTTTAATATCGATGGTGAAGTTCTATTCCTGAAAAAGATTTCCACAAGGAATTTGGAAAGGCGTCGCTCCCCGGAAGATAATAAAATGAAAAACCTCAAAAAAGGCATCTATTTTCTTCATTACGACTTTGAGACCAGTCAATTCACAAAAAAAGTCGTAATCAGTTAA
- the cmk gene encoding (d)CMP kinase, giving the protein MSENKKIVIAVDGHSSCGKSTLAKALASLLNYAYIDTGAMYRAVTLYALRNGLINDSKVDETGLIAQLNQIKITFRYNETISKSETYLNDENVEEEIRQLPVSRNVSPVATIGEVRKHLVALQQEMGKDKGIVMDGRDIGTVVFPDAELKIYMTASPEVRAQRRYDELKAKGDDVSFEEIKANVVERDYIDENRDESPLRKADDAIVLDNSHLTPEEQLAWANKKVMERLNRNGN; this is encoded by the coding sequence ATGTCTGAAAATAAAAAAATAGTCATCGCTGTCGATGGCCACTCCTCCTGTGGAAAAAGTACGCTGGCCAAAGCGCTGGCATCCCTTTTAAACTACGCTTATATCGACACCGGCGCGATGTACCGTGCTGTGACCCTTTACGCCCTGCGGAATGGATTGATCAATGACAGCAAGGTTGACGAAACCGGTTTAATCGCTCAACTCAATCAGATTAAAATTACATTTCGATATAACGAGACAATCTCGAAAAGTGAAACGTACCTCAACGATGAAAACGTAGAAGAAGAAATCAGGCAGTTGCCGGTTTCCCGGAATGTCAGTCCGGTGGCAACTATCGGTGAAGTGCGGAAACATTTGGTGGCGCTTCAGCAGGAAATGGGAAAAGACAAGGGTATTGTGATGGACGGAAGAGACATTGGAACAGTGGTTTTTCCGGACGCGGAATTAAAGATATACATGACGGCTTCGCCGGAAGTAAGAGCTCAGCGCCGCTATGACGAGCTGAAAGCCAAAGGGGACGATGTTTCTTTTGAAGAAATCAAAGCCAACGTTGTGGAGCGGGATTACATCGATGAGAACCGCGACGAGAGTCCACTCCGAAAAGCAGATGACGCCATTGTTCTCGACAATAGTCACCTCACTCCTGAAGAACAGTTAGCGTGGGCTAACAAAAAAGTTATGGAAAGATTAAATCGCAATGGAAATTGA
- a CDS encoding 4-hydroxy-3-methylbut-2-enyl diphosphate reductase, translated as MEIEIDSKSGFCFGVVNAIQKAEKTLETEDSLYCLGDIVHNNTEVERLSRKGLKTIDHKQFFQLKDCTVLLRAHGEPPSTYEHARKNNITLLDATCPVVLKLQERVRKGQSQQEARNGQVVIYGKKGHAEVNGLVGQTNDKAIVIQSPDDLEQIDFDRPVELFSQTTKDMEGFYQLAEAIKQRGTEVIIHDTLCRQVSNRVPRIREFARRFDLVLFVSGKKSSNGKMLFGISKETNPNSKFISSPDEVEAEWLENIQKVGICGATSTPWHLMEDVAEKVRILTK; from the coding sequence ATGGAAATTGAGATTGACAGCAAATCGGGATTTTGCTTCGGCGTAGTGAACGCGATTCAGAAGGCTGAAAAAACGCTCGAAACTGAGGACAGTCTTTATTGCCTGGGAGATATTGTTCACAACAATACCGAAGTGGAACGTCTGTCCCGAAAAGGGCTAAAAACCATCGATCATAAACAGTTCTTTCAGCTGAAAGACTGCACCGTACTACTACGCGCTCACGGCGAACCACCTTCCACATATGAGCATGCCCGTAAAAACAACATCACACTACTCGACGCCACCTGCCCTGTGGTTCTGAAACTTCAGGAGAGAGTTCGTAAAGGTCAGAGCCAACAGGAAGCGCGTAACGGACAAGTCGTTATTTACGGGAAAAAAGGCCATGCCGAAGTAAATGGTTTGGTCGGTCAAACTAACGACAAAGCGATTGTCATCCAATCACCAGATGATTTGGAGCAAATCGATTTCGACCGGCCGGTGGAACTGTTTTCTCAGACGACGAAAGACATGGAAGGCTTCTATCAGCTGGCCGAAGCGATAAAACAGCGTGGTACCGAGGTTATCATTCATGATACACTTTGCCGGCAGGTTTCCAACCGCGTTCCTCGTATCAGGGAGTTTGCCCGTCGTTTTGATTTGGTGCTGTTCGTTAGCGGGAAAAAAAGCTCTAACGGAAAAATGTTGTTTGGAATCAGCAAGGAAACCAATCCCAACTCCAAATTCATCTCCTCACCGGATGAAGTCGAAGCGGAATGGCTTGAAAATATTCAAAAAGTCGGTATTTGCGGAGCAACCTCCACTCCCTGGCATTTGATGGAAGACGTGGCTGAGAAGGTCAGAATACTGACGAAATAA
- a CDS encoding GNAT family N-acetyltransferase: MQVREVKDKQTRKLFHQVAHEVYRGDENWAPPLEVMIDNTFDPEKNAFYKNGDGTRWVLTDDDGRLLGRVGAFINGNKAYTFQQPTGGMGYFECVEDQEAAFLLFETAKNWLKERGMEAMDGPVNFGENLMNWGLLVDGFKPQAFGMPYHKPYYRDFFEAYGFKVYFEQYSYHLNHKDPFPERFWKIAGWVAQKPNFHFEHVRFSKIEKYIQDFVKIYDQAWAHHDNHQSVDLDDIRGMVRLAKFIADEEFLWFAYHNDEPVAFFGMIPDWNQILAKLDGKVNLKNVLKFWYYKKKKTITRTRILIMGVVPKFQGSGLESAIFWHLDKVMKRKHWYNEIEMSWVGDFNPKMVAMYKSVGGVHAKTHYTMRYLFDPNQPFERAPKLMKDVRLLREERKNKEKSNTAETETED; encoded by the coding sequence ATGCAAGTCAGGGAAGTAAAGGATAAACAAACACGCAAGCTTTTTCACCAGGTAGCACACGAAGTGTATCGTGGCGATGAAAACTGGGCGCCACCATTGGAGGTGATGATTGATAACACCTTCGATCCGGAGAAAAATGCCTTTTATAAAAATGGCGATGGCACCCGGTGGGTTCTGACAGATGACGACGGCAGATTACTCGGCCGGGTAGGAGCTTTCATCAACGGAAACAAAGCGTACACTTTTCAGCAACCCACCGGTGGAATGGGATACTTTGAGTGTGTCGAGGACCAGGAGGCCGCGTTTTTGTTATTCGAAACAGCTAAAAACTGGTTGAAGGAACGCGGAATGGAAGCCATGGACGGACCGGTTAATTTTGGCGAAAACCTGATGAACTGGGGATTGCTGGTTGACGGATTTAAGCCGCAGGCGTTCGGTATGCCTTACCACAAGCCTTACTACCGTGATTTTTTCGAAGCTTATGGCTTTAAGGTTTACTTCGAACAATACAGCTATCACCTCAATCATAAAGATCCGTTCCCCGAAAGGTTTTGGAAAATTGCCGGCTGGGTAGCTCAGAAACCAAACTTTCATTTCGAGCATGTCCGGTTCAGCAAGATTGAGAAATACATCCAGGATTTTGTAAAAATATACGATCAGGCCTGGGCGCATCACGATAATCACCAGTCGGTTGATTTGGATGATATCCGCGGAATGGTCAGGTTGGCGAAGTTCATCGCCGATGAAGAATTTCTTTGGTTTGCTTACCACAACGACGAACCCGTTGCTTTCTTCGGTATGATTCCGGACTGGAACCAGATTCTCGCTAAGCTAGACGGCAAAGTCAACTTGAAGAATGTGCTGAAATTCTGGTACTATAAAAAGAAGAAAACGATTACCCGTACCCGGATTCTCATTATGGGAGTAGTTCCGAAATTCCAGGGTTCCGGTTTGGAGTCGGCCATCTTCTGGCACCTCGACAAAGTGATGAAGCGGAAGCATTGGTACAACGAAATTGAGATGTCGTGGGTTGGTGATTTCAATCCGAAGATGGTGGCCATGTATAAATCGGTGGGAGGAGTACATGCGAAGACCCATTACACGATGCGTTACCTGTTCGATCCGAATCAACCGTTTGAGCGTGCACCTAAATTGATGAAAGATGTGCGCCTTTTGAGGGAGGAACGCAAAAACAAAGAGAAAAGTAATACTGCTGAAACCGAAACGGAAGATTGA
- the porQ gene encoding type IX secretion system protein PorQ, with product MKTRLIIALSLLVSQMAFGQVGGEGTYRFLDLTTSARVAALGGNQVALDDNDLDLVFHNPALLRDTMRNQLVLNYVDYFSDIKFGYASYAWRLDKIGTVATGIHFIDYGKFIEAREDGTITGTFRAAEYALNIYWAKQITPRLRGGVNIKPIYSVLETYHSFGLAVDAGLILSGRDNQSTIALVAKNIGTQITTYYQNGDYEKLPFDLQFGFSKRLEHAPLRLMVTAHHLTNWDLAYNETTSGTMTSTLTGMTSESGFSKAMRHLIFGVELLPSKNFTIRVGYNHQRRKELSVESRPGMVGFSAGFGVRISRFNLSYGLASYHIAGASHHFSISTNLSQFLP from the coding sequence GTGAAAACCAGACTAATCATTGCATTATCGCTTCTAGTATCTCAAATGGCATTCGGTCAGGTTGGCGGTGAAGGAACGTACCGGTTCCTCGATCTGACCACCTCGGCACGCGTGGCCGCATTAGGTGGCAACCAGGTAGCGTTGGATGATAACGATTTGGATCTTGTTTTTCACAATCCGGCTTTGCTGCGTGACACGATGCGCAATCAGCTTGTGCTGAATTACGTCGATTATTTTTCCGATATCAAATTTGGTTATGCTTCTTACGCCTGGCGCCTCGATAAAATAGGGACGGTTGCCACGGGTATTCATTTTATCGATTACGGAAAATTTATCGAAGCACGCGAAGACGGCACGATTACCGGCACTTTCCGGGCAGCCGAATACGCTTTGAACATTTACTGGGCCAAACAGATAACGCCTCGCTTACGCGGAGGAGTCAACATCAAACCCATTTACTCTGTTCTCGAAACATATCACTCGTTTGGATTGGCCGTGGATGCCGGTCTTATTCTTTCGGGACGCGACAACCAATCCACTATCGCGCTCGTGGCAAAAAATATTGGCACACAAATTACCACTTACTACCAGAATGGCGATTACGAAAAACTGCCGTTCGATTTGCAATTCGGTTTTTCCAAGCGACTGGAACACGCACCACTCCGACTCATGGTTACCGCTCATCATCTTACCAATTGGGACTTAGCCTATAACGAAACGACCTCCGGAACAATGACTTCGACACTAACAGGAATGACATCCGAAAGTGGTTTTTCCAAAGCGATGCGGCATCTCATTTTCGGTGTAGAATTACTACCCAGTAAGAATTTCACGATTCGGGTGGGCTATAATCATCAACGCAGGAAAGAGCTATCGGTCGAATCCCGTCCGGGAATGGTTGGCTTCTCTGCTGGTTTTGGCGTTCGTATTTCCAGGTTCAACCTGAGCTACGGACTCGCATCTTATCATATTGCCGGTGCATCACATCATTTCTCTATCAGCACGAACCTTTCCCAATTCCTCCCCTGA
- a CDS encoding YkgJ family cysteine cluster protein produces MKYIEVNAKNVRELSQRNEDETRKFFAQLKKKKPKQLDSVVARLHDEAFQEFDCLDCANCCSNFSPIITEKDIDRLAKHMKMKPPAFIDQYLHVDNEGDYVFNQTPCPFLMPDNYCMVYENRPKACREYPHTNRRKFVQILNLTQKNREACPIVYKIVENLKEENW; encoded by the coding sequence ATGAAGTACATCGAAGTGAATGCGAAGAACGTCCGGGAACTATCTCAGCGCAATGAAGACGAAACCCGCAAATTCTTCGCTCAGTTAAAGAAAAAGAAACCCAAACAACTCGATAGTGTTGTCGCCCGTTTGCACGACGAGGCTTTTCAGGAATTCGACTGCCTCGATTGTGCCAACTGCTGCAGCAACTTCAGCCCGATTATCACCGAAAAGGACATCGACCGGCTGGCGAAACATATGAAGATGAAACCGCCGGCTTTCATTGACCAATATTTGCATGTTGATAACGAAGGTGATTACGTTTTCAACCAAACGCCTTGTCCTTTTTTGATGCCGGATAACTATTGCATGGTGTATGAAAATCGGCCAAAAGCTTGCCGAGAATATCCGCATACCAACCGCCGCAAGTTCGTTCAGATTCTGAACCTGACACAAAAAAACCGCGAAGCCTGCCCCATCGTCTATAAAATCGTAGAGAACCTGAAAGAGGAAAACTGGTAA
- a CDS encoding polysaccharide biosynthesis C-terminal domain-containing protein gives MIRKESWNSGKSLQVFQLLRFGMLVSIGVLLTHSKLSVGNIGQYESFLFWAGLASFFWVNGLIQGALPMAGAEVSNGGREKSPFLFTAFFVLLVFSTATALVFTILYKAGLLAFLSGHAWYWFLLFVVFGIPANLTVYIYLIKNRSVELLLYGAGTVGLQFFLILFALLYGGSIETILKILGLVALLRFVWLVKLIFRHSSVVFSRELARKLLLRSWPLILATLLSGSAQYIDGWLVTIRFDSAAFAIFRFGARELPFVVLIANAFSNSMLPKFGKSSGFEDHLKEIRERSAKMMNWMFPLTAVLMISSPWFFPVIFNQAFAESASIFNIYLLLIIPRLVFPQTILNGIGQTKLISQASFYEILINVGLSVLLSFPLGLEGIAVATVIAYLFEKYYLAYRLYRREGVSLTDYLDGKRHLLFSAGILTLFVLIETVIY, from the coding sequence TTGATACGAAAAGAGAGTTGGAATAGCGGAAAATCGTTGCAGGTTTTTCAATTGCTCCGCTTCGGGATGCTTGTTTCGATTGGTGTTTTGCTGACCCACTCCAAACTAAGTGTCGGCAACATTGGTCAATACGAGTCTTTCCTCTTTTGGGCCGGATTGGCCAGTTTTTTCTGGGTGAACGGCTTGATACAAGGAGCGCTGCCCATGGCCGGAGCCGAAGTGTCAAATGGCGGACGAGAAAAATCACCATTTCTCTTTACCGCATTTTTTGTGCTCCTGGTATTTTCGACGGCAACCGCCCTGGTATTTACCATTCTTTACAAAGCCGGACTGCTGGCATTTCTTTCGGGGCACGCCTGGTACTGGTTTCTTCTTTTCGTGGTTTTCGGGATACCAGCTAACCTGACGGTGTATATTTATTTAATTAAGAACCGTTCGGTGGAGTTGCTCCTTTACGGTGCCGGTACAGTTGGACTTCAGTTTTTTCTTATTCTGTTTGCATTGCTTTATGGCGGAAGTATTGAAACAATCTTGAAGATACTCGGACTGGTTGCTTTGCTCCGGTTCGTTTGGCTGGTAAAGTTGATTTTCCGACATTCATCGGTTGTTTTCTCACGAGAACTGGCGCGGAAATTATTGTTGCGTTCGTGGCCCCTCATTTTGGCGACGTTGCTTAGCGGCTCTGCACAATACATCGACGGCTGGCTGGTAACTATTCGTTTCGATTCAGCGGCATTTGCCATTTTCCGGTTCGGTGCCCGCGAGCTACCTTTTGTTGTTCTCATTGCAAATGCATTCAGTAATTCCATGTTGCCTAAGTTTGGAAAATCTTCGGGCTTTGAAGATCATTTGAAGGAAATCCGGGAACGGTCGGCCAAAATGATGAACTGGATGTTTCCGCTCACCGCTGTATTGATGATTTCCTCGCCCTGGTTTTTCCCTGTTATTTTTAACCAGGCTTTCGCCGAATCGGCTTCTATCTTCAATATTTATTTGCTGCTCATTATTCCCCGACTCGTTTTTCCACAAACCATTCTGAACGGAATAGGGCAGACAAAGCTCATCAGCCAAGCTTCGTTTTACGAGATTCTCATCAATGTCGGATTGAGCGTACTGCTTTCCTTCCCGCTTGGTTTGGAAGGCATTGCTGTTGCGACCGTTATCGCCTATCTGTTCGAAAAATACTATCTTGCTTACAGGCTTTACCGACGCGAAGGCGTATCGTTGACCGATTACCTCGATGGGAAAAGGCACCTGTTGTTTTCTGCAGGAATATTAACTTTGTTTGTTCTGATAGAAACCGTCATTTATTGA
- a CDS encoding DNA alkylation repair protein: MEYLLDNPKIENTYQEIIRKLRPIQNGAVAEMMTKRGLEYKVNLGASVVSLRQLASVYDRNHLLALKLWNKQWRETMILATLLDEPEQVTEEQLDYWVKSFPNIEMAEQASMNLFVYTPFAFQKAKEWCLEKKNLVKMTGLLMMGRLAMTDKTTADEEFESFFEVLPPLSKDPELSSIFIRSFTHLGRRNKNLNKLAIMLARTLQTIDSPVSQMVAEEIIDELESEYVQEMLNDKG, encoded by the coding sequence ATGGAATACCTGCTTGATAATCCGAAAATCGAAAATACTTACCAGGAAATCATCCGGAAACTCCGCCCTATCCAAAATGGCGCTGTTGCAGAAATGATGACTAAGCGTGGACTGGAATATAAAGTCAACCTGGGAGCATCGGTGGTTTCGTTGCGGCAATTGGCGTCGGTTTACGACAGGAATCATTTACTGGCGCTGAAACTGTGGAACAAACAGTGGCGGGAAACAATGATACTGGCTACGCTGCTCGATGAACCTGAGCAGGTAACTGAGGAACAACTGGATTACTGGGTAAAGAGTTTTCCGAATATTGAGATGGCGGAGCAGGCGTCGATGAACTTGTTTGTCTATACACCTTTCGCTTTTCAGAAGGCAAAAGAGTGGTGTCTGGAAAAGAAAAACCTGGTGAAAATGACCGGTTTACTGATGATGGGACGGCTGGCCATGACAGATAAAACAACCGCTGATGAGGAATTCGAATCATTCTTCGAGGTGTTGCCGCCTTTGTCGAAAGATCCGGAGCTATCGAGCATCTTCATTCGGTCGTTTACGCATCTCGGACGAAGAAATAAAAACCTAAACAAGCTGGCCATTATGCTCGCTCGCACACTGCAAACCATCGATTCGCCTGTGTCACAAATGGTGGCGGAAGAAATTATTGATGAACTGGAATCTGAATATGTTCAGGAAATGCTGAACGATAAAGGATGA
- a CDS encoding DMT family transporter → MKNKISVYLAVTMAMAFWAISFVWVKIVYQAYGPLTTVFFRLVIATILLFAYTKITGRLMKPDRKDWKAFILLAFFEPFLYFMGESFSLKYASSTVAAVIVATIPLFSPLAASRFHGEKVSPRTILGIILSFVGVTVVVLDTSENLSASILGITLEFVAVAATVGYTVVLKGLTKKYNTTSIVAYQSFIGIFYFLPFWMTFEMNSFIHTPVNVDSLVAILKLAIFASGFAFLFFTYSVGKLGINKANIFMNSIPVFTAIFAWLILGETLSLQKLTGISIVIAGLFLAQMRIRKKALNNTQDEVHRSECEERPGTISAQ, encoded by the coding sequence GTGAAAAACAAAATATCAGTATATCTGGCCGTTACCATGGCAATGGCTTTTTGGGCCATCTCATTTGTATGGGTCAAAATTGTGTACCAGGCCTATGGTCCGCTAACCACCGTATTTTTCAGGCTGGTAATAGCCACCATACTGTTGTTTGCATACACAAAAATCACGGGCAGACTGATGAAACCGGATCGGAAAGACTGGAAAGCATTTATCCTGCTGGCCTTTTTCGAACCTTTTCTCTATTTCATGGGCGAAAGCTTCAGTCTGAAATATGCTTCAAGCACCGTAGCAGCAGTCATTGTGGCTACCATTCCTCTTTTTTCGCCACTAGCTGCATCCCGTTTTCACGGAGAAAAAGTATCGCCCCGAACCATTTTAGGAATCATTCTCTCGTTTGTCGGGGTAACCGTGGTTGTTCTGGATACTTCCGAAAACCTGTCTGCTTCGATATTGGGAATTACACTGGAGTTTGTCGCCGTGGCCGCCACCGTTGGTTATACCGTTGTTCTGAAAGGTTTGACAAAAAAATATAATACGACCAGCATTGTTGCCTATCAAAGCTTCATCGGCATTTTTTACTTCCTGCCGTTTTGGATGACATTTGAGATGAACAGCTTTATCCATACGCCGGTCAATGTCGATTCGCTTGTCGCAATTTTAAAACTAGCCATCTTCGCTTCCGGATTTGCTTTCCTGTTTTTCACATACAGTGTAGGTAAATTGGGCATTAACAAAGCCAATATTTTCATGAATAGCATTCCAGTATTTACAGCCATTTTTGCCTGGCTGATTTTGGGAGAAACACTTTCGCTCCAGAAATTAACCGGAATCTCGATTGTAATTGCCGGACTATTCCTGGCGCAGATGAGAATCAGAAAAAAAGCCCTCAATAATACTCAGGATGAAGTACATCGAAGTGAATGCGAAGAACGTCCGGGAACTATCTCAGCGCAATGA